The following proteins are co-located in the Pyrobaculum calidifontis JCM 11548 genome:
- a CDS encoding AAA family ATPase, whose amino-acid sequence MRPEYFFHLVVAAEGNALVTGLPGSGKTTLVKRALSNVPRDFAVVVLDTAGEFRRCDYAGPFSVNPLELPPLQLVEVLEESLRATYGEYAYVWTPAMSEVLLMAAQRARTLAEVYERVLEAAPPHMVDTALAVRRRLLHFARQFEATDVPVEAGKSTCVDISALDRVARVAYVLTLLELHRKAHNVIYVVDEAHRFFTTYYPLLVDHLRTGRHSGRFFVLLSHSPREFARHMGYVKVWVRFPEFDMDQRQGVHWHPSVAYVTVYAASKRSAAALAALGVPLRGAKAEFAMEVTP is encoded by the coding sequence ATGAGACCTGAGTACTTCTTCCACCTTGTCGTTGCGGCTGAGGGTAATGCCCTTGTCACCGGCCTCCCCGGCTCTGGGAAGACGACGCTTGTGAAGAGGGCTCTCTCAAACGTTCCCAGGGATTTTGCCGTGGTTGTGCTGGATACGGCCGGCGAGTTTCGCAGGTGTGACTACGCCGGCCCGTTCTCGGTCAACCCGCTTGAGCTACCGCCTCTCCAGCTGGTGGAGGTCTTGGAAGAGTCTCTGCGCGCCACATATGGGGAGTACGCCTACGTGTGGACGCCGGCCATGTCCGAGGTGTTGCTAATGGCCGCCCAGAGGGCGCGCACTCTGGCGGAGGTATACGAGAGGGTGTTAGAGGCCGCGCCGCCCCACATGGTGGACACCGCCCTCGCAGTTAGGAGGAGGCTCCTCCACTTCGCGAGGCAATTTGAAGCCACAGACGTCCCAGTGGAGGCTGGCAAGTCCACTTGCGTGGACATATCGGCGTTGGACAGAGTGGCCCGTGTCGCATACGTCCTAACGCTGTTGGAGCTACACCGCAAGGCGCACAACGTCATCTACGTCGTCGACGAGGCGCACCGATTCTTCACCACGTACTACCCACTCCTCGTGGACCACTTGAGGACGGGGAGGCACAGCGGCCGGTTCTTCGTCCTGCTAAGCCACTCGCCGAGGGAGTTCGCTAGGCACATGGGCTACGTCAAGGTGTGGGTGAGATTCCCCGAATTCGACATGGACCAACGGCAAGGCGTCCACTGGCACCCCTCAGTGGCGTATGTGACGGTGTACGCCGCGTCCAAGAGGTCCGCGGCGGCTCTTGCCGCATTGGGCGTGCCTCTCAGAGGCGCCAAGGCGGAGTTCGCCATGGAGGTAACGCCGTGA